The following coding sequences lie in one Rutidosis leptorrhynchoides isolate AG116_Rl617_1_P2 chromosome 4, CSIRO_AGI_Rlap_v1, whole genome shotgun sequence genomic window:
- the LOC139839964 gene encoding uncharacterized protein isoform X1 has product MLQLHIMVVMVLKILHRHGGYQVQVVHLEMDKSMCINMLAGIVKDPLFPKHYESWEKVPGENKEKIWLDLGGFFKMGDWLDGGHTQKVVEAGVNSLCADRWRNAKSKQKKYFTDNDGYALPNNLRNRPPPNVQQRLWDPFVDLMLSSKFRARSAQNKKNRAKMEYASTQGSRSIADRVASLDPPSLIENFKNNHTFKKGGWSGDKARVNHEKMLKLKEKYPERSDEVIMLEVLGKRRGYRRGVGKTLPGSASTSSSSSTCQTRRPPPPGSENPLLKEAVYDTFAFNNMAIPPQWQSFFPTPNQTQETEGEDEGDDDEDMEESGASQSESDEENEDEAR; this is encoded by the exons ATGTTGCAGCTCCACATCATGGTGGTGATGGTTCTGAAGATCCTCCACCGCCACGGTGGGTACCAGGTTCAGGTTGTGCATCTTGAG ATGGACAAGTCGATGTGTATTAATATGCTCGCGGGAATCGTTAAGGACCCGTTATTTCCAAAGCATTACGAGAGTTGGGAAAAGGTTCCTGGCGAAAACAAAGAAAAAATTTGGCTTGATCTCGGT GGGTTTTTTAAGATGGGCGACTGGCTAGATGGTGGACATACCCAAAAGGTGGTGGAAGCCGGGGTAAATTCTTTGTGCGCGGACCGATGGAGAAAtgctaaaagtaaacaaaaaaaatatttCACGGATAATGACGGGTACGCACTTCCCAATAACCTTCGAAACCGACCCCCACCGAATGTTCAACAACGTCTATGGGACCCATTTGTGGACCTAATGCTTTCAAGTAAATTCCGGGCTCGTTCTGCGCAGAACAAGAAAAATAGGGCGAAGATGGAATACGCCAGTACGCAGGGTAGCAGGTCAATTGCCGACCGTGTG GCCTCTCTGGATCCTCCGAGTCTTATCGAAAACTTCAAGAACAACCACACTTTTAAGAAAGGTGGATGGAGTGGGGATAAAGCTAGGGTGAACCAC GAAAAAATGTTGAAATTAAAAGAAAAATATCCGGAAAGGAGTGATGAAGTCATTATGTTGGAAGTTTTAGGCAAACGTCGCGGGTACCGTCGCGGAGTGGGTAAAACGTTACCCGGATCGGCTagtacatcatcttcatcatcaacttgtCAAACAAGACGACCACCACCACCGGGTTCCGAAAACCCATTGCTAAAGGAAGCGGTATACGATACTTTTGCCTTTAACAATATGGCAATCCCGCCCCAATGGCAATCTTTTTTCCCAACCCCCAATCAAACTCAAGAAACCGAAGGTGAAGACGAaggtgatgacgatgaagacatggAAGAAAGTGGTGCGTCTCAAAGCGAAAGTGATGAAGAAAATGAAGATGAAGCAAGGTAA
- the LOC139839964 gene encoding uncharacterized protein isoform X2 has protein sequence MDKSMCINMLAGIVKDPLFPKHYESWEKVPGENKEKIWLDLGGFFKMGDWLDGGHTQKVVEAGVNSLCADRWRNAKSKQKKYFTDNDGYALPNNLRNRPPPNVQQRLWDPFVDLMLSSKFRARSAQNKKNRAKMEYASTQGSRSIADRVASLDPPSLIENFKNNHTFKKGGWSGDKARVNHEKMLKLKEKYPERSDEVIMLEVLGKRRGYRRGVGKTLPGSASTSSSSSTCQTRRPPPPGSENPLLKEAVYDTFAFNNMAIPPQWQSFFPTPNQTQETEGEDEGDDDEDMEESGASQSESDEENEDEAR, from the exons ATGGACAAGTCGATGTGTATTAATATGCTCGCGGGAATCGTTAAGGACCCGTTATTTCCAAAGCATTACGAGAGTTGGGAAAAGGTTCCTGGCGAAAACAAAGAAAAAATTTGGCTTGATCTCGGT GGGTTTTTTAAGATGGGCGACTGGCTAGATGGTGGACATACCCAAAAGGTGGTGGAAGCCGGGGTAAATTCTTTGTGCGCGGACCGATGGAGAAAtgctaaaagtaaacaaaaaaaatatttCACGGATAATGACGGGTACGCACTTCCCAATAACCTTCGAAACCGACCCCCACCGAATGTTCAACAACGTCTATGGGACCCATTTGTGGACCTAATGCTTTCAAGTAAATTCCGGGCTCGTTCTGCGCAGAACAAGAAAAATAGGGCGAAGATGGAATACGCCAGTACGCAGGGTAGCAGGTCAATTGCCGACCGTGTG GCCTCTCTGGATCCTCCGAGTCTTATCGAAAACTTCAAGAACAACCACACTTTTAAGAAAGGTGGATGGAGTGGGGATAAAGCTAGGGTGAACCAC GAAAAAATGTTGAAATTAAAAGAAAAATATCCGGAAAGGAGTGATGAAGTCATTATGTTGGAAGTTTTAGGCAAACGTCGCGGGTACCGTCGCGGAGTGGGTAAAACGTTACCCGGATCGGCTagtacatcatcttcatcatcaacttgtCAAACAAGACGACCACCACCACCGGGTTCCGAAAACCCATTGCTAAAGGAAGCGGTATACGATACTTTTGCCTTTAACAATATGGCAATCCCGCCCCAATGGCAATCTTTTTTCCCAACCCCCAATCAAACTCAAGAAACCGAAGGTGAAGACGAaggtgatgacgatgaagacatggAAGAAAGTGGTGCGTCTCAAAGCGAAAGTGATGAAGAAAATGAAGATGAAGCAAGGTAA